The following proteins come from a genomic window of Halictus rubicundus isolate RS-2024b chromosome 8, iyHalRubi1_principal, whole genome shotgun sequence:
- the Ars2 gene encoding arsenic resistance protein 2 isoform X1, with protein MGDSDDEYDRKRRDKFKGERTESYSREGRRDDRRRDDWVDSNYSREWSSRPRQRPDYREYRGGGGGGRDRYSPARSQEMAPPMKRMRADWDDRPRYGHDYYGGGGGGGGGGAASWGPDHYPPPHHGNHHYGNHGNSSSREVAGNFSNSNVETQPPMMSFKAFLGTQEDTITDEEAIKRYNEYKLEFRRQQLNEFFVAHKDEEWFKIKYHPEESVKRKEEQVSALKKRVEVFLEMLEVGEIDKVSVDADQSDALLHLLDAVVIKLEGGTEEDLQVLDLKPVNPIISKETARETFKEKEDARSKPTVEKKTDNSDTSKPEEASRAEKTFKNGQPMEVQMKSSIEEEDWSGDPVKPEVNVEEPKKDDEMEGNGKTDESGAKKRKRTDSNSSSSSSSSSSSSSGSDSNKLDPPKEEASAVEKADVSNENVEAAEAKEEEGEANKSDGEPPEPKKAAIEPEAVIDLASEDKEKEPRALHKTSSIFLRNLAPTITKAEVEAMCKRFPGFLRVAIADPQPERRWFRRGWVSFERQVNIKEICWSLNNIRLRDCELGAIVNRDLSRRIRAVNGLTPHKQIVRHDIKLSAKIVHNLDNRVGLWNEDKKEDSAAKQEEDNKEAKGAQNAHEVEQAAFGLSSKNPVLKNITDYLIEEASAEEEELLGMSGDQEEGQLGGDGDGPIERDPTLVKVLDRLILYLRVVHSVDYYNHCEYPNEDEMPNRCGIMHVRGSPPAAKVSSTELSEYCRNFESKMAAFLQPVATLSQEEFDKLGAKNAETEVEKFVQANTQELSKDKWLCPLSGKKFKGPDFIRKHIFNKHAEKVAEVKAEAEYFNNYLRDPKRPQLPEHPGSKAPPREGMREGFTPYGCSTFGSYGSGGYGSSRGGYGSGYGPGFGGGFGMPRPNRGGFNRGRGGGGDFRPVIHYRDLDAPREPDEFL; from the exons ATGGGTGACTCGGACGACGAGTACGACAGGAAGAGGAGAGACAAGTTCAAAGGGGAACGTACCGAATCTTATTCAAGGGAAGGTCGtagagacgataggagaagaGATGACTGGGTCGACAG CAACTATTCTAGAGAGTGGTCCAGTCGACCTAGGCAACGTCCGGACTATAGAGAGTATCGtggcggaggaggcggaggacgGGATAGATACAGTCCGGCCAGGTCACAGGAAATGGCTCCTCCGATGAAGAGAATGAGAGCGGACTGGGACGATCGCCCCAGATACGGGCACGATTATTAcgggggtggaggaggaggtggaggaggtggGGCTGCGTCATGGGGTCCTGATCATTATCCACCTCCGCATCATGGCAATCATCACTATGGAAACCATGGTAACAGCAGCAG TCGGGAGGTGGCCGGCAACTTCAGCAATTCGAACGTGGAGACTCAGCCGCCGATGATGTCGTTCAAAGCGTTCCTCGGGACACAGGAGGACACGATCACCGACGAGGAGGCCATCAAACGTTACAACGAGTACAAGCTGGAGTTCAGGCGGCAACAGTTGAACGAATTCTTCGTCGCCCACAAGGACGAGGAATG GTTCAAAATTAAGTATCACCCCGAAGAGTCGGTGAAGAGAAAGGAGGAACAAGTGTCTGCTCTCAAG AAACGCGTCGAAGTTTTCTTAGAAATGCTCGAAGTCGGAGAAATTGACAAAGTTTCGGTGGACGCCGACCAGTCGGACGCTCTTCTCCATTTGTTGGACGCGGTGGTGATCAAACTGGAAGGCGGCACCGAAGAAGATCTGCAAGTTCTAGATCTGAAACCGGTGAACCCGATCATTTCGAAGGAGACCGCGAGAGAGACtttcaaagagaaagaagaCGCGAGAAGCAAACCCACGGTTGAAAAGAAGACGGACAACAG TGACACGAGTAAACCGGAAGAGGCTTCGCGTGCAGAGAAAACGTTTAAGAACGGACAGCCCATGGAAGTGCAAATGAAGAGTAGTATCGAGGAGGAGGACTGGTCCGGGGACCCCGTGAAACCCGAAGTGAACGTGGAGGAACCGAAAAAAGACGACGAAATGGAAGGAAACG GTAAGACTGACGAGAGTGGCGCCAAAAAGAGGAAGCGTACCGACAGTAAcagcagcagtagcagcagcagtagcagcagTAGTTCTTCTGGTAGCGACAGCAACAAGCTTGACCCGCCGAAGGAAGAAGCTT CTGCCGTCGAGAAAGCGGACGTGAGCAACGAGAACGTAGAAGCTGCAGAAGCGAAAGAAGAGGAAGGGGAAGCCAACAAGTCCGACGGCGAGCCACCGGAGCCTAAAAAGGCCGCGATAGAGCCGGAAGCTGTGATCGACCTGGCCAGCGAAGACAAGGAGAAAGAGCCTAGAGCGTTGCACAAAACCAGCAGCATCTTTCTTCGTAATTTGGCGCCTACCATCACGAAGGCGGAAGTGGAGGCG ATGTGCAAACGATTCCCTGGATTCCTACGAGTTGCCATAGCGGATCCTCAGCCGGAAAGGAGATGGTTTCGAAGAGGATGGGTGTCCTTCGAACGACAAGTGAACATAAAGGAGATATGCTGGAGTCTGAATAATATTCGT CTCAGGGACTGCGAGTTGGGTGCGATAGTGAACAGAGATCTCTCGCGCCGTATCCGCGCGGTGAACGGTCTGACGCCGCACAAGCAAATAGTTCGACACGACATCAAACTGAGTGCGAAGATCGTGCACAATTTGGACAACAGGGTCGGTCTGTGGAACGAGGACAAGAAGGAGGACAGCGCGGCCAAGCAGGAAGAGGACAACAAAGAGGCTAAAGGCGCGCAGAATGCTCACGAAGTCGAGCAAGCT GCGTTTGGATTGTCCTCGAAGAATCCGGTGTTGAAGAACATAACCGACTACTTGATAGAGGAGGCGTCCGCCGAGGAAGAAGAGTTGCTGGGAATGTCTGgggaccaggaagagggacaGTTGGGAGGCGACGGGGATGGTCCCATCGAGAGAGATCCGACCCTGGTCAAG GTGCTGGACAGACTGATTCTTTACCTGCGGGTAGTCCATTCGGTCGACTACTACAACCACTGCGAGTACCCCAACGAGGACGAGATGCCGAACAGGTGCGGCATAATGCACGTCAGAGGATCGCCTCCAGCAGCCAAAGTTTCCAGCACCGAGTTGTCCGAGTACTGTCGCAACTTCGAGAGCAAAATGGCCGCTTTCTTGCAGCCGGTCGCCACTCTGTCCCAGGAAGAGTTCGACAAGCTCGGCGCTAAGAACGCGGAAAC CGAGGTGGAGAAGTTCGTCCAGGCGAACACGCAGGAGTTGTCGAAGGACAAGTGGCTGTGTCCGCTAAGCGGGAAGAAGTTCAAAGGGCCGGACTTCATCCGGAAACACATCTTCAACAAACACGCTGAGAAGGTGGCCGAGGTCAAGGCGGAGGCGGAGTATTTCAACAACTATTTGAGGGACCCGAAGAGGCCGCAGTTGCCGGAGCATCCTGGCAGCAAGGCACCGCCCAGGGAGGGTATGCGCGAGGGATTCACCCCGTACGGGTGCTCCAC ATTCGGAAGCTACGGAAGCGGCGGTTATGGCAGCAGCAGAGGAGGCTACGGGTCCGGTTACGGGCCAGGATTCGGCGGTGGATTCGGAATGCCGCGTCCAAATCGCGGCGGTTTCAATAGAGGACG CGGCGGCGGTGGAGACTTCCGACCAGTCATTCATTATCGCGATCTCGACGCACCGAGAGAGCCGGACGAATTCCTCTAA
- the Ars2 gene encoding arsenic resistance protein 2 isoform X2: MGDSDDEYDRKRRDKFKGERTESYSREGRRDDRRRDDWVDSNYSREWSSRPRQRPDYREYRGGGGGGRDRYSPARSQEMAPPMKRMRADWDDRPRYGHDYYGGGGGGGGGGAASWGPDHYPPPHHGNHHYGNHGNSSSREVAGNFSNSNVETQPPMMSFKAFLGTQEDTITDEEAIKRYNEYKLEFRRQQLNEFFVAHKDEEWFKIKYHPEESVKRKEEQVSALKKRVEVFLEMLEVGEIDKVSVDADQSDALLHLLDAVVIKLEGGTEEDLQVLDLKPVNPIISKETARETFKEKEDARSKPTVEKKTDNSDTSKPEEASRAEKTFKNGQPMEVQMKSSIEEEDWSGDPVKPEVNVEEPKKDDEMEGNGKTDESGAKKRKRTDSNSSSSSSSSSSSSSGSDSNKLDPPKEEASAVEKADVSNENVEAAEAKEEEGEANKSDGEPPEPKKAAIEPEAVIDLASEDKEKEPRALHKTSSIFLRNLAPTITKAEVEAMCKRFPGFLRVAIADPQPERRWFRRGWVSFERQVNIKEICWSLNNIRLRDCELGAIVNRDLSRRIRAVNGLTPHKQIVRHDIKLSAKIVHNLDNRVGLWNEDKKEDSAAKQEEDNKEAKGAQNAHEVEQAAFGLSSKNPVLKNITDYLIEEASAEEEELLGMSGDQEEGQLGGDGDGPIERDPTLVKVLDRLILYLRVVHSVDYYNHCEYPNEDEMPNRCGIMHVRGSPPAAKVSSTELSEYCRNFESKMAAFLQPVATLSQEEFDKLGAKNAETEVEKFVQANTQELSKDKWLCPLSGKKFKGPDFIRKHIFNKHAEKVAEVKAEAEYFNNYLRDPKRPQLPEHPGSKAPPREGMREGFTPYGCSTFGSYGSGGYGSSRGGYGSGYGPGFGGGFGMPRPNRGGFNRGRAAPDSTSRPIVSYNDLDQPDMDMF, encoded by the exons ATGGGTGACTCGGACGACGAGTACGACAGGAAGAGGAGAGACAAGTTCAAAGGGGAACGTACCGAATCTTATTCAAGGGAAGGTCGtagagacgataggagaagaGATGACTGGGTCGACAG CAACTATTCTAGAGAGTGGTCCAGTCGACCTAGGCAACGTCCGGACTATAGAGAGTATCGtggcggaggaggcggaggacgGGATAGATACAGTCCGGCCAGGTCACAGGAAATGGCTCCTCCGATGAAGAGAATGAGAGCGGACTGGGACGATCGCCCCAGATACGGGCACGATTATTAcgggggtggaggaggaggtggaggaggtggGGCTGCGTCATGGGGTCCTGATCATTATCCACCTCCGCATCATGGCAATCATCACTATGGAAACCATGGTAACAGCAGCAG TCGGGAGGTGGCCGGCAACTTCAGCAATTCGAACGTGGAGACTCAGCCGCCGATGATGTCGTTCAAAGCGTTCCTCGGGACACAGGAGGACACGATCACCGACGAGGAGGCCATCAAACGTTACAACGAGTACAAGCTGGAGTTCAGGCGGCAACAGTTGAACGAATTCTTCGTCGCCCACAAGGACGAGGAATG GTTCAAAATTAAGTATCACCCCGAAGAGTCGGTGAAGAGAAAGGAGGAACAAGTGTCTGCTCTCAAG AAACGCGTCGAAGTTTTCTTAGAAATGCTCGAAGTCGGAGAAATTGACAAAGTTTCGGTGGACGCCGACCAGTCGGACGCTCTTCTCCATTTGTTGGACGCGGTGGTGATCAAACTGGAAGGCGGCACCGAAGAAGATCTGCAAGTTCTAGATCTGAAACCGGTGAACCCGATCATTTCGAAGGAGACCGCGAGAGAGACtttcaaagagaaagaagaCGCGAGAAGCAAACCCACGGTTGAAAAGAAGACGGACAACAG TGACACGAGTAAACCGGAAGAGGCTTCGCGTGCAGAGAAAACGTTTAAGAACGGACAGCCCATGGAAGTGCAAATGAAGAGTAGTATCGAGGAGGAGGACTGGTCCGGGGACCCCGTGAAACCCGAAGTGAACGTGGAGGAACCGAAAAAAGACGACGAAATGGAAGGAAACG GTAAGACTGACGAGAGTGGCGCCAAAAAGAGGAAGCGTACCGACAGTAAcagcagcagtagcagcagcagtagcagcagTAGTTCTTCTGGTAGCGACAGCAACAAGCTTGACCCGCCGAAGGAAGAAGCTT CTGCCGTCGAGAAAGCGGACGTGAGCAACGAGAACGTAGAAGCTGCAGAAGCGAAAGAAGAGGAAGGGGAAGCCAACAAGTCCGACGGCGAGCCACCGGAGCCTAAAAAGGCCGCGATAGAGCCGGAAGCTGTGATCGACCTGGCCAGCGAAGACAAGGAGAAAGAGCCTAGAGCGTTGCACAAAACCAGCAGCATCTTTCTTCGTAATTTGGCGCCTACCATCACGAAGGCGGAAGTGGAGGCG ATGTGCAAACGATTCCCTGGATTCCTACGAGTTGCCATAGCGGATCCTCAGCCGGAAAGGAGATGGTTTCGAAGAGGATGGGTGTCCTTCGAACGACAAGTGAACATAAAGGAGATATGCTGGAGTCTGAATAATATTCGT CTCAGGGACTGCGAGTTGGGTGCGATAGTGAACAGAGATCTCTCGCGCCGTATCCGCGCGGTGAACGGTCTGACGCCGCACAAGCAAATAGTTCGACACGACATCAAACTGAGTGCGAAGATCGTGCACAATTTGGACAACAGGGTCGGTCTGTGGAACGAGGACAAGAAGGAGGACAGCGCGGCCAAGCAGGAAGAGGACAACAAAGAGGCTAAAGGCGCGCAGAATGCTCACGAAGTCGAGCAAGCT GCGTTTGGATTGTCCTCGAAGAATCCGGTGTTGAAGAACATAACCGACTACTTGATAGAGGAGGCGTCCGCCGAGGAAGAAGAGTTGCTGGGAATGTCTGgggaccaggaagagggacaGTTGGGAGGCGACGGGGATGGTCCCATCGAGAGAGATCCGACCCTGGTCAAG GTGCTGGACAGACTGATTCTTTACCTGCGGGTAGTCCATTCGGTCGACTACTACAACCACTGCGAGTACCCCAACGAGGACGAGATGCCGAACAGGTGCGGCATAATGCACGTCAGAGGATCGCCTCCAGCAGCCAAAGTTTCCAGCACCGAGTTGTCCGAGTACTGTCGCAACTTCGAGAGCAAAATGGCCGCTTTCTTGCAGCCGGTCGCCACTCTGTCCCAGGAAGAGTTCGACAAGCTCGGCGCTAAGAACGCGGAAAC CGAGGTGGAGAAGTTCGTCCAGGCGAACACGCAGGAGTTGTCGAAGGACAAGTGGCTGTGTCCGCTAAGCGGGAAGAAGTTCAAAGGGCCGGACTTCATCCGGAAACACATCTTCAACAAACACGCTGAGAAGGTGGCCGAGGTCAAGGCGGAGGCGGAGTATTTCAACAACTATTTGAGGGACCCGAAGAGGCCGCAGTTGCCGGAGCATCCTGGCAGCAAGGCACCGCCCAGGGAGGGTATGCGCGAGGGATTCACCCCGTACGGGTGCTCCAC ATTCGGAAGCTACGGAAGCGGCGGTTATGGCAGCAGCAGAGGAGGCTACGGGTCCGGTTACGGGCCAGGATTCGGCGGTGGATTCGGAATGCCGCGTCCAAATCGCGGCGGTTTCAATAGAGGACG GGCTGCCCCGGATTCAACCTCGAGGCCTATTGTTAGTTATAATGACTTGGACCAGCCAGACATGGACATGTTCTAA
- the Ars2 gene encoding arsenic resistance protein 2 isoform X3, with the protein MGDSDDEYDRKRRDKFKGERTESYSREGRRDDRRRDDWVDREWSSRPRQRPDYREYRGGGGGGRDRYSPARSQEMAPPMKRMRADWDDRPRYGHDYYGGGGGGGGGGAASWGPDHYPPPHHGNHHYGNHGNSSSREVAGNFSNSNVETQPPMMSFKAFLGTQEDTITDEEAIKRYNEYKLEFRRQQLNEFFVAHKDEEWFKIKYHPEESVKRKEEQVSALKKRVEVFLEMLEVGEIDKVSVDADQSDALLHLLDAVVIKLEGGTEEDLQVLDLKPVNPIISKETARETFKEKEDARSKPTVEKKTDNSDTSKPEEASRAEKTFKNGQPMEVQMKSSIEEEDWSGDPVKPEVNVEEPKKDDEMEGNGKTDESGAKKRKRTDSNSSSSSSSSSSSSSGSDSNKLDPPKEEASAVEKADVSNENVEAAEAKEEEGEANKSDGEPPEPKKAAIEPEAVIDLASEDKEKEPRALHKTSSIFLRNLAPTITKAEVEAMCKRFPGFLRVAIADPQPERRWFRRGWVSFERQVNIKEICWSLNNIRLRDCELGAIVNRDLSRRIRAVNGLTPHKQIVRHDIKLSAKIVHNLDNRVGLWNEDKKEDSAAKQEEDNKEAKGAQNAHEVEQAAFGLSSKNPVLKNITDYLIEEASAEEEELLGMSGDQEEGQLGGDGDGPIERDPTLVKVLDRLILYLRVVHSVDYYNHCEYPNEDEMPNRCGIMHVRGSPPAAKVSSTELSEYCRNFESKMAAFLQPVATLSQEEFDKLGAKNAETEVEKFVQANTQELSKDKWLCPLSGKKFKGPDFIRKHIFNKHAEKVAEVKAEAEYFNNYLRDPKRPQLPEHPGSKAPPREGMREGFTPYGCSTFGSYGSGGYGSSRGGYGSGYGPGFGGGFGMPRPNRGGFNRGRGGGGDFRPVIHYRDLDAPREPDEFL; encoded by the exons ATGGGTGACTCGGACGACGAGTACGACAGGAAGAGGAGAGACAAGTTCAAAGGGGAACGTACCGAATCTTATTCAAGGGAAGGTCGtagagacgataggagaagaGATGACTGGGTCGACAG AGAGTGGTCCAGTCGACCTAGGCAACGTCCGGACTATAGAGAGTATCGtggcggaggaggcggaggacgGGATAGATACAGTCCGGCCAGGTCACAGGAAATGGCTCCTCCGATGAAGAGAATGAGAGCGGACTGGGACGATCGCCCCAGATACGGGCACGATTATTAcgggggtggaggaggaggtggaggaggtggGGCTGCGTCATGGGGTCCTGATCATTATCCACCTCCGCATCATGGCAATCATCACTATGGAAACCATGGTAACAGCAGCAG TCGGGAGGTGGCCGGCAACTTCAGCAATTCGAACGTGGAGACTCAGCCGCCGATGATGTCGTTCAAAGCGTTCCTCGGGACACAGGAGGACACGATCACCGACGAGGAGGCCATCAAACGTTACAACGAGTACAAGCTGGAGTTCAGGCGGCAACAGTTGAACGAATTCTTCGTCGCCCACAAGGACGAGGAATG GTTCAAAATTAAGTATCACCCCGAAGAGTCGGTGAAGAGAAAGGAGGAACAAGTGTCTGCTCTCAAG AAACGCGTCGAAGTTTTCTTAGAAATGCTCGAAGTCGGAGAAATTGACAAAGTTTCGGTGGACGCCGACCAGTCGGACGCTCTTCTCCATTTGTTGGACGCGGTGGTGATCAAACTGGAAGGCGGCACCGAAGAAGATCTGCAAGTTCTAGATCTGAAACCGGTGAACCCGATCATTTCGAAGGAGACCGCGAGAGAGACtttcaaagagaaagaagaCGCGAGAAGCAAACCCACGGTTGAAAAGAAGACGGACAACAG TGACACGAGTAAACCGGAAGAGGCTTCGCGTGCAGAGAAAACGTTTAAGAACGGACAGCCCATGGAAGTGCAAATGAAGAGTAGTATCGAGGAGGAGGACTGGTCCGGGGACCCCGTGAAACCCGAAGTGAACGTGGAGGAACCGAAAAAAGACGACGAAATGGAAGGAAACG GTAAGACTGACGAGAGTGGCGCCAAAAAGAGGAAGCGTACCGACAGTAAcagcagcagtagcagcagcagtagcagcagTAGTTCTTCTGGTAGCGACAGCAACAAGCTTGACCCGCCGAAGGAAGAAGCTT CTGCCGTCGAGAAAGCGGACGTGAGCAACGAGAACGTAGAAGCTGCAGAAGCGAAAGAAGAGGAAGGGGAAGCCAACAAGTCCGACGGCGAGCCACCGGAGCCTAAAAAGGCCGCGATAGAGCCGGAAGCTGTGATCGACCTGGCCAGCGAAGACAAGGAGAAAGAGCCTAGAGCGTTGCACAAAACCAGCAGCATCTTTCTTCGTAATTTGGCGCCTACCATCACGAAGGCGGAAGTGGAGGCG ATGTGCAAACGATTCCCTGGATTCCTACGAGTTGCCATAGCGGATCCTCAGCCGGAAAGGAGATGGTTTCGAAGAGGATGGGTGTCCTTCGAACGACAAGTGAACATAAAGGAGATATGCTGGAGTCTGAATAATATTCGT CTCAGGGACTGCGAGTTGGGTGCGATAGTGAACAGAGATCTCTCGCGCCGTATCCGCGCGGTGAACGGTCTGACGCCGCACAAGCAAATAGTTCGACACGACATCAAACTGAGTGCGAAGATCGTGCACAATTTGGACAACAGGGTCGGTCTGTGGAACGAGGACAAGAAGGAGGACAGCGCGGCCAAGCAGGAAGAGGACAACAAAGAGGCTAAAGGCGCGCAGAATGCTCACGAAGTCGAGCAAGCT GCGTTTGGATTGTCCTCGAAGAATCCGGTGTTGAAGAACATAACCGACTACTTGATAGAGGAGGCGTCCGCCGAGGAAGAAGAGTTGCTGGGAATGTCTGgggaccaggaagagggacaGTTGGGAGGCGACGGGGATGGTCCCATCGAGAGAGATCCGACCCTGGTCAAG GTGCTGGACAGACTGATTCTTTACCTGCGGGTAGTCCATTCGGTCGACTACTACAACCACTGCGAGTACCCCAACGAGGACGAGATGCCGAACAGGTGCGGCATAATGCACGTCAGAGGATCGCCTCCAGCAGCCAAAGTTTCCAGCACCGAGTTGTCCGAGTACTGTCGCAACTTCGAGAGCAAAATGGCCGCTTTCTTGCAGCCGGTCGCCACTCTGTCCCAGGAAGAGTTCGACAAGCTCGGCGCTAAGAACGCGGAAAC CGAGGTGGAGAAGTTCGTCCAGGCGAACACGCAGGAGTTGTCGAAGGACAAGTGGCTGTGTCCGCTAAGCGGGAAGAAGTTCAAAGGGCCGGACTTCATCCGGAAACACATCTTCAACAAACACGCTGAGAAGGTGGCCGAGGTCAAGGCGGAGGCGGAGTATTTCAACAACTATTTGAGGGACCCGAAGAGGCCGCAGTTGCCGGAGCATCCTGGCAGCAAGGCACCGCCCAGGGAGGGTATGCGCGAGGGATTCACCCCGTACGGGTGCTCCAC ATTCGGAAGCTACGGAAGCGGCGGTTATGGCAGCAGCAGAGGAGGCTACGGGTCCGGTTACGGGCCAGGATTCGGCGGTGGATTCGGAATGCCGCGTCCAAATCGCGGCGGTTTCAATAGAGGACG CGGCGGCGGTGGAGACTTCCGACCAGTCATTCATTATCGCGATCTCGACGCACCGAGAGAGCCGGACGAATTCCTCTAA